A genomic region of Oryza glaberrima chromosome 1, OglaRS2, whole genome shotgun sequence contains the following coding sequences:
- the LOC127761063 gene encoding clathrin interactor EPSIN 1-like isoform X1 has protein sequence MDFRKVLDQTVREIRREVNLKVLKVPEIEQKVLDATSDEPWGPHGSDLADIARATKSYGDSEIIMNVLWQRLGNTLANWRHVYKALAVIEYLLANGTERAADGIVDNSSRIAKLTRFEYLEPNGKDVGLNVRKKAEAVLAILDDREKLQEVREKAAVTRDKYFGLSSTGITHKSSAASFGSGSYSSGSHYGSTGGSREVGSFKDIHTGTEWKRNKKETVSNYSSNREGSKEITNSATSYKSKKSERHGRRNQNSLTLHSKLSANISTTSEAPSSKKGENEDDDDFNPRGFSTSTGTGTTRSNHLDLFGPSLMDDLVDSTTSTSTATPNVSTPAVPEVDLFADAAFQSANAPLEAATVSHTQDKIDLFAGRLSSADSFTSDTEFSVRGSPNKSSEKKMSSVVHPSTSAFDPFKQSFATSFPSDSEFSVHDPTSKSSQGKTPTPEHSSTAAFDPFAAIPLKSFDGSESFGTFSSNTASNITELPRDSSGGPKSSDHPLEDANFDAFTSHLGSSTTSATESMNKPIKKLGQDSMSASKSVAKKETFQVKSGIWADSLSRGLIDLNITSSQKKVDLSDVGIVGPLSGGSEDKGPWYMGATMGTAPGLVSSSFPSKTETSSGSGHFQHQQFGSFK, from the exons ATGGATTTCAGGAAGGTGCTCGACCAGACCGTCCGGGAGAT AAGGAGGGAGGTAAATCTTAAGGTGCTCAAGGTGCCGGAAATCGAGCAGAAG GTTCTTGATGCCACCAGCGACGAGCCGTGGGGGCCGCATGGTTCCGATTTGGCAGATATCGCCAGGGCCACCAAGAGCTA CGGTGATAGCGAAATTATAATGAATGTGTTATGGCAACGCCTGGGGAACACTCTTGCGAATTGGCGTCACGTGTATAAG GCGTTGGCTGTGATCGAGTACCTTCTAGCTAATGGCACCGAACGTGCAGCTGATGGCATTGTTGACAATAGCTCACGAATTGCA AAACTCACAAGATTTGAGTATTTGGAGCCTAATGGAAAAGATGTTGGGCTCAATGTGCGTAAGAAGGCTGAAGCTGTTCTAGCAATTTTGGATGACAGGGAGAAGCTTCAAGAGGTCAGAGAGAAGGCTGCCGTTACTAGAGACAA GTATTTTGGCTTATCATCAACTGGAATAACGCACAAATCGAGCGCAGCATCATTTGGCAGTGGCAGCTACTCATCTGGTAGCCACTATGGGAGCACAGGAGGTTCAAGGGAGGTGGGATCATTCAAGGATATACACACAGGCACAGAATGGAAAAGGAACAAGAAGGAAACAGTGTCAAACTACAGCAGCAATAGAGAAGGGTCTAAAGAAATTACTAACAGTGCAACCAGTTATAAGTCAAAAAAGAGTGAAAGGCATGGTAGAAG AAATCAAAATTCCTTAACATTACACTCGAAGTTATCTGCAAATATTAGCACCACATCTGAAGCCCCAAGCtcaaagaaaggggaaaatgaggatgatgatgatttcaACCCACGAGGATTTTCTACATCTA CTGGAACAGGTACCACAAGATCTAATCACCTGGATCTCTTTGGTCCAAGCTTGATGGATGACCTTGTTGATTCTACTACATCCACTTCAACAGCAACGCCAAATGTTAGCACACCTGCTGTGCCAGAGGTTGATTTATTTGCAGATGCAGCTTTCCAATCAGCCAATGCTCCATTGGAGGCAGCAACGGTTTCTCACACTCAG GACAAAATTGATTTGTTTGCTGGCAGACTGTCTTCTGCTGATTCATTTACTTCAGACACAGAGTTCTCAGTACGCGGTAGTCCTAACAAGTCATCGGAGAAAAAAATGTCTTCCGTTGTGCATCCTTCTACTTCTGCTTTTGATCCCTTCAAACAATCTTTTGCCACCTCATTTCCTTCAGATTCAGAGTTCTCAGTTCATGATCCGACAAGCAAATCTTCTCAAGGAAAAACTCCCACACCAGAACATTCAAGTACAGCAGCTTTTGATCCTTTTGCTGCAATTCCACTGAAGAGTTTTGATGGATCCGAATCTTTTGGAACATTTTCTTCGAACACAGCCTCAAACATTACTGAACTGCCACGGGATTCTTCTGGGGGTCCCAAAAGTTCTGACCATCCTTTGGAGGATGCCAATTTTGATGCCTTCACTTCACACTTGGGATCTTCCACAACAAGTGCAACTGAGTCCATGAACAAGCCCATCAAAAAGCTTGGGCAGGACTCGATGTCAGCATCAAAATCAGTTGCAAAGAAAGAAACTTTTCAGGTCAAATCTGGCATATGGGCTGACTCTTTGAGCCGAGGATTGATTGATTTGAATATAACTTCGT CACAAAAGAAGGTCGATCTCTCCGATGTTGGGATTGTCGGACCGCTGAGCGGCGGATCTGAGGATAAAGGCCCGTGGTACATGGGGGCGACGATGGGCACAGCACCAGGCCTTGTCAGTTCTAGTTTTCCATCTAAAACAGAAACATCCAGTGGAAGCGGTCATTTTCAGCACCAACAGTTTGGAAGCTTTAAGTGA
- the LOC127761063 gene encoding clathrin interactor EPSIN 1-like isoform X2 produces MAPNVQLMALLTIAHELQFEYLEPNGKDVGLNVRKKAEAVLAILDDREKLQEVREKAAVTRDKYFGLSSTGITHKSSAASFGSGSYSSGSHYGSTGGSREVGSFKDIHTGTEWKRNKKETVSNYSSNREGSKEITNSATSYKSKKSERHGRRNQNSLTLHSKLSANISTTSEAPSSKKGENEDDDDFNPRGFSTSTGTGTTRSNHLDLFGPSLMDDLVDSTTSTSTATPNVSTPAVPEVDLFADAAFQSANAPLEAATVSHTQDKIDLFAGRLSSADSFTSDTEFSVRGSPNKSSEKKMSSVVHPSTSAFDPFKQSFATSFPSDSEFSVHDPTSKSSQGKTPTPEHSSTAAFDPFAAIPLKSFDGSESFGTFSSNTASNITELPRDSSGGPKSSDHPLEDANFDAFTSHLGSSTTSATESMNKPIKKLGQDSMSASKSVAKKETFQVKSGIWADSLSRGLIDLNITSSQKKVDLSDVGIVGPLSGGSEDKGPWYMGATMGTAPGLVSSSFPSKTETSSGSGHFQHQQFGSFK; encoded by the exons ATGGCACCGAACGTGCAGCTGATGGCATTGTTGACAATAGCTCACGAATTGCA ATTTGAGTATTTGGAGCCTAATGGAAAAGATGTTGGGCTCAATGTGCGTAAGAAGGCTGAAGCTGTTCTAGCAATTTTGGATGACAGGGAGAAGCTTCAAGAGGTCAGAGAGAAGGCTGCCGTTACTAGAGACAA GTATTTTGGCTTATCATCAACTGGAATAACGCACAAATCGAGCGCAGCATCATTTGGCAGTGGCAGCTACTCATCTGGTAGCCACTATGGGAGCACAGGAGGTTCAAGGGAGGTGGGATCATTCAAGGATATACACACAGGCACAGAATGGAAAAGGAACAAGAAGGAAACAGTGTCAAACTACAGCAGCAATAGAGAAGGGTCTAAAGAAATTACTAACAGTGCAACCAGTTATAAGTCAAAAAAGAGTGAAAGGCATGGTAGAAG AAATCAAAATTCCTTAACATTACACTCGAAGTTATCTGCAAATATTAGCACCACATCTGAAGCCCCAAGCtcaaagaaaggggaaaatgaggatgatgatgatttcaACCCACGAGGATTTTCTACATCTA CTGGAACAGGTACCACAAGATCTAATCACCTGGATCTCTTTGGTCCAAGCTTGATGGATGACCTTGTTGATTCTACTACATCCACTTCAACAGCAACGCCAAATGTTAGCACACCTGCTGTGCCAGAGGTTGATTTATTTGCAGATGCAGCTTTCCAATCAGCCAATGCTCCATTGGAGGCAGCAACGGTTTCTCACACTCAG GACAAAATTGATTTGTTTGCTGGCAGACTGTCTTCTGCTGATTCATTTACTTCAGACACAGAGTTCTCAGTACGCGGTAGTCCTAACAAGTCATCGGAGAAAAAAATGTCTTCCGTTGTGCATCCTTCTACTTCTGCTTTTGATCCCTTCAAACAATCTTTTGCCACCTCATTTCCTTCAGATTCAGAGTTCTCAGTTCATGATCCGACAAGCAAATCTTCTCAAGGAAAAACTCCCACACCAGAACATTCAAGTACAGCAGCTTTTGATCCTTTTGCTGCAATTCCACTGAAGAGTTTTGATGGATCCGAATCTTTTGGAACATTTTCTTCGAACACAGCCTCAAACATTACTGAACTGCCACGGGATTCTTCTGGGGGTCCCAAAAGTTCTGACCATCCTTTGGAGGATGCCAATTTTGATGCCTTCACTTCACACTTGGGATCTTCCACAACAAGTGCAACTGAGTCCATGAACAAGCCCATCAAAAAGCTTGGGCAGGACTCGATGTCAGCATCAAAATCAGTTGCAAAGAAAGAAACTTTTCAGGTCAAATCTGGCATATGGGCTGACTCTTTGAGCCGAGGATTGATTGATTTGAATATAACTTCGT CACAAAAGAAGGTCGATCTCTCCGATGTTGGGATTGTCGGACCGCTGAGCGGCGGATCTGAGGATAAAGGCCCGTGGTACATGGGGGCGACGATGGGCACAGCACCAGGCCTTGTCAGTTCTAGTTTTCCATCTAAAACAGAAACATCCAGTGGAAGCGGTCATTTTCAGCACCAACAGTTTGGAAGCTTTAAGTGA
- the LOC127752983 gene encoding uncharacterized protein LOC127752983 has product MSFYDVNAGEQPSREDEAPEEVVEAAVANGAPTAVEKHNKLYSPAETPAGSGTRPHPTADAVAETAGEAPDDVDGCTTPPPPPVHDSEGSDTQSADDHGSPQREKPRTTSTAGGVKRDVAPSWSSRLLAFRSFSRDKKAKATVDARPPAHGKARDEGDEHKEKGKERRKRFWK; this is encoded by the coding sequence ATGTCCTTCTACGACGTGAACGCTGGCGAGCAGCCGAGCCGAGAGGACGAAGCCCCGGAGGAGGTGGTAGAGGCCGCTGTGGCGAACGGAGCACCGACGGCCGTGGAGAAGCATAATAAGCTGTACTCTCCCGCAGAAACGCCGGCGGGGAGTGGGACGCGGCCGCACCCAACCGcggacgccgtcgccgagacGGCGGGGGAGGCGCCCGATGACGTCGACGGgtgcacgacgccgccgccgccgccggtgcacgACTCGGAGGGGTCCGACACGCAGAGCGCGGACGATCACGGCAGCCCACAGAGGGAGAAGCCAAGGACGACATCGACGGCCGGGGGCGTGAAGCGGGACGTGGCTCCCTCCTGGTCGTCGAGGCTGCTCGCGTTCCGGTCGTTCTCGCGGGACAAGAAGGCGAAGGCAACCGTGgacgcgcggccgccggcgcacgGCAAGGCGCGGGATGAGGGCGATGAGCACAAGGAGAAGGGCAAGGAGAGGCGGAAACGGTTTTGGAAGTGA
- the LOC127780015 gene encoding mitochondrial-processing peptidase subunit alpha-like has protein sequence MYRIAGSHLRSLKRYSSSRFASTSVVKQSSGGLFSWLLGEKSSQLPPLDVPLPGITLPPPLPDFVEPSKTKVTTLPNGIKIASETSVSPAASVGLYIDCGSIYETPASSGASHLLERMAFKSTTNRSHLRLVREVEAIGGNVSASASREQMCYTYDAFKAYVPEMVEVLIDSVRNPAFFNWEIKEQLEKIKAEIAEVSDNPQGLLLEALHSAGYSGALAKPLMAPQSAIHRLDSSILEEFIAENYTAPRMVLAASGVEHDELVSIAEPLLSDLPSVKRPEEPKSVYVGGDYRCQADSDKTHIALAFEVPGGWFEEKTAIIVTVLQMLMGGGGSFSAGGPGKGMHSRLYLRILNNYHQIESFSAFNSIYNHSGLFGIHATTSPNFASKAVDLAAGELLEVATPGKVTQEQLDRAKQATKSAVLMNLESRVVASEDIGRQILTYGERKPIEHFLKDLEAITLNDISSTAKKIISSPLTLASWGDVIHVPSYESVSQKFFSM, from the exons ATGTACCGCATCGCCGGGAGCCACCTGCGCTCTCTCAAG AGATACAGTTCTAGTAGGTTTGCTAGTACAAGTGTTGTGAAGCAGTCTTCAGGTGGTTTGTTTAGCTGGCTTCTTGGGGAGAAGTCAAGCCAATTGCCTCCTCTTGATGTCCCTCTCCCGGGTATTACCCTTCCTCCACCACTGCCAGACTTTGTTGAACCGTCTAAGACAAAAGTCACCACTCTCCCGAATGGCATCAAGATTGCTTCAGAAACGTCAGTG AGTCCAGCAGCATCTGTGGGACTGTATATTGACTGTGGTTCAATATATGAAACACCTGCTTCATCTGGAGCATCACATCTGTTGGAGAGAATGGCGTTCAAGAGCACTACAAACAGGAGTCATTTGCGGCTAGTACGTGAAGTAGAAGCCATTGGAGGGAATGTCTCTGCATCAGCCTCTCGTGAACAAATGTGCTATACCTATGATGCATTCAAGGCCTATGTACCTGAGATGGTTGAAGTGCTTATTGATAGTGTGAGGAACCCAGCCTTTTTTAACTGGGAGATTAAAGAGCAG CTGGAGAAGATCAAGGCTGAAATAGCTGAAGTTTCTGATAATCCTCAAGGTTTACTTCTAGAGGCACTCCATTCTGCTGGCTATTCTGGGGCACTGGCGAAGCCCCTAATGGCACCTCAGTCCGCTATTCATAGGTTGGACAGTAGTATCCTTGAGGAATTCATTGCT GAAAATTACACAGCACCTAGGATGGTCCTTGCGGCATCTGGAGTTGAACATGATGAGCTAGTTTCAATTGCTGAGCCACTTCTGTCGGATCTTCCCAGTGTGAAGCGTCCAGAAGAGCCAAAATCAGTTTATGTGGGAGGAGACTATCGTTGTCAAGCGGACTCTGAT AAGACACATATTGCTCTTGCTTTTGAAGTACCAGGTGGATGGTTTGAAGAGAAAACTGCCATCATTGTTACTGTTCTTCAG ATGCTCATGGGAGGAGGTGGTTCTTTCTCTGCTGGTGGTCCTGGGAAGGGCATGCATTCTCGATTGT ATCTCCGGATATTAAACAACTACCATCAGATCGAGTCATTCTCTGCATTCAACAGTATCTACAACCATTCTGGTCTTTTTGGAATTCATGCAACAACT AGCCCAAATTTTGCTTCCAAGGCTGTGGATTTGGCAGCAGGAGAGCTTCTTGAGGTTGCAACTCCTGGAAAAG TTACACAAGAACAGCTTGATCGAGCTAAACAGGCAACCAAGTCTGCAGTTTTGATGAACTTGGAATCCAGA GTCGTAGCATCTGAAGACATAGGGAGGCAGATTTTGACGTATGGGGAAAG GAAACCCATTGAGCATTTCTTGAAAGATCTTGAAGCAATCACCTTGAATGACATTTCTTCTACTGCCAAGAAGATCATTTCATCACCCCTTACACTGGCATCATGGGGTGACG TTATTCATGTCCCGAGCTATGAATCTGTTAGCCAGAAGTTTTTCTCAATGTAA
- the LOC127784601 gene encoding phosphatidylglycerophosphate phosphatase PTPMT2-like — MRISELGECDGVRSEGEEEQQVVVEEASVRGGVVVARLSAKRALVGAGARVLFYPTLLYNVLRNRFEAEFRWWDRVDQYILLGAVPFPSDVPRLKQLGVQGVVTLNEAYETLVPTSLYQAHGIDHLIIPTRDYLFAPALQDICQAIDFIHRNASEGGITYVHCKAGRGRSTTIVLCYLIKYRSMSPEAALDHVRSIRPRVLLAPSQWQAVNVFSTLTTGRLPIQSKNLGHFLEAGDDCITNSEIDDYYSMELDYEDSGLPLCQVMLPRPTSPTVCTDAVLITEADLEGYDTYADTRKDVVSLEVIVSRKPIMRRLSCLFGSLKLTNNCEPTPSRFAEVRAC, encoded by the exons atgAGGATTAGCGAGCTGGGAGAGTGTGACGGGGTGCGGtcggaaggggaggaggagcagcaggtggtggtggaggaggccagcgtccgcggcggcgtggtggtagCGCGGCTGAGCGCGAAGCGTgcgctcgtcggcgccggcgccagggTGCTGTTCTACCCGACGCTGCTCTACAACGTGCTGCGCAACCGGTTCGAGGCGGAGTTCCGGTGGTGGGACCGAGTCGACCAG TATATTTTGCTAGGTGCTGTTCCTTTCCCAAGTGATGTTCCACGTTTGAAGCAACTTGGAGTTCAGGGAGTTGTAACATTGAATGAGGCTTATGAGACCCTGGTCCCAACATCTTTATACCAG GCCCATGGGATTGACCACCTTATTATTCCCACAAGAGACTACCTGTTTGCACCAGCCCTCCAGGATATTTGTCAAGCCATAGATTTTATCCACC GGAATGCATCAGAAGGTGGCATTACTTATGTTCACTGTAAAGCTGGAAGAGGGCGTAGCACGACTATTGTTTTGTGTTATCTG ATTAAATATCGGAGCATGAGTCCAGAAGCAGCATTAGATCATGTCCGATCCATTAGGCCTAGAGTACTTTTGGCACCATCGCAGTGGCAG GCTGTCAACGTTTTTAGTACCCTCACCACCGGGCGTCTTCCAATACAGAGTAAAAACCTGGGCCATTTTCTAGAAGCCGGGGATGACTGCATCACCAACTCAGAAATTGATGATTACTACTCCATGGAGCTTGATTACGAAGATAGTGGTTTACCCCTTTGTCAAGTAATGTTACCCAGGCCAACGAGCCCTACAGTGTGTACTGACGCAGTACTCATAACAGAAGCGGACCTCGAGGGATATGATACTTATGCCGATACCAGGAAGGACGTTGTGTCGTTGGAAGTGATAGTCAGCCGGAAGCCCATCATGAGAAGACTATCATGTCTCTTTGGATCTCTGAAACTTACCAACAATTGTGAGCCAACCCCAAGCCGGTTTGCTGAGGTTCGGGCCTGCTAG